CTGACGACCAGCCCTTCGGCGACCGCGGCATCGAGCCCAGCCGGATTCCGCGCGGCCACGGCCCAGGGGTAAAGGAACAACAATTCGACGTCGAAGACCAGGAAGGCGATCGCCACCAGGTGAAAGCGGACGTCGAAACGCCGCCGGGCGTCATGGATCGGGTCCATGCCGCTCTCGTAGGGCATTTGCTTGACCCGGCCGTCCCGTTTGGGGCCCAGCACCTTGGCGGCGACGAGCATACCGACCGCCAGCAGCGTCCCGGCCAGGACGAAGAGCAGGATCGGTACGGCAGCCAGTTTTGTGATCATCGCTTGATCGGCCTCGACGCGATCGCATCCTTGCTAAGGCGTCCCTCCGGCCTACTTTGTGAATCGTTTCACAAAGGGGGCCGAAAAGAAGGCCCGACGCCAAGTCGAGCCGCGACGGCATCTTAGCGGGGTGATAGCGAAATGGTCAAGGGTCGCCATTATCCCGGAATTGGACGTTTGGCGAGGGGGGAGTGGCAAGTGGGCAGTGGTCAGGGGTTAGTGGCCAGTGGTCAGGATTTGGGCGTGGAAGGTGGGCGGTCGTCAACTGCCCCCTACCCACTACTCCACCAGCCAGGCCTCGAGCAGCGCTTGCTCGGGCGGGTGGGGACTTTCGCTCGTCTTCAGGCCATAGCGCATCGTCTCAATCGCGCCGGCTTTGTCTCCATTTTGGTGCAGCACGCGAGCCATATTGAACCAGGCGGTCGAATATTTCGGATCGACTTCGGTCGCACGCCGGAAGGCGGTCAGGGCCTCCGACCTACGACCTCTTGCCAGTAGCGTCGCGCCCCGGCCATTGTGGGCGGCTGCCAGCCGGGGATCGAGTTCCAGGGCGAGACTGTATTCCTGCAACGCTTCGTCGAAGTTGCCCGTCGAGTAAAAGAGCATGCCCAGGGCCGTGTGCGGCTTGGCGGGCTCGTGCGAGTGGGGGATCGACTGGCGAAACTCTGCAATCGCTCCCGGGAGATCGGGCGGGTCGGCATGCCACAACTCATAGGCGAGCATGGCCCGCACGATATAGGTGCGAGGATTTACCTCGACCGTGCGGCGGAACAATTCCGTATCGGTCCGCCAATAGGAGGCCTGCCAGGTGCTCAGACCGGCGAGCATCAGCGCGAGTACGCCGAAAGCCCCATACAGAAGTGCGTGCGAGTGCCGCGCGAGAATCCACGCCACGGCCAGGGAGGGCCCCAGCATCGACACATAATAGACGTAGCGATCGGCCACGGTCGAGTTGCCCTGATACGAAAACGGCACGAATCCCAGCACCGGCAGCATGCCGATCACGAAGATTGCCAACGCGCCCAGGTAAACGCGGCGTGCGCGCAGCGCGGCGAGCACGCCTGCCAAGACGACGGGAAGCAGCCAAGAGACATAGGCGATGCCCGACTCCAGCACGTGGGTCGGGGTACGGCTGTAGCTGATGGCCAAATTCACGGGCAGCACGAGCTTCCAGAGGTAGAACGCGATCGCGTCTCCCGCGATGAAGGGGCGTTGCCAGACCGGGGGAGGGGTGAAAGGGACTTCGTCCCCCGACTGGATCCAGGAGGTCGAGGCGATGGCGATTGCCGCGATCGCCAACCAGGGCCAGAGCACCAACAGCGATTGCCGCCCAGCGCGACCTCGAAAGCAAATATCCAGGACCCAGGCGATGCCAGGAAAGACTACCGCCGAGGGTTTCGCCAGCAACGCGATCGCCAGCAGACACGTCGTCGCGAGTTGCAATCGTACGAGCGGCCCTTTCTCGAGCGCGGGATCTTCCGTCTCGCGCGTATAGAGCCAGATCGCGAGCCAGCCGAACGTGGCGCTAAGCAGTCCTTTGGTCTCCGTCACCCAGGCGACCGACTCGACCTGCAAGGGATGCACCGCATAGAGCAGCGCGCCGCACAGAGCCGGGAGATCGGCGCGGATGGTGCGCCGTAAGATGCTCCACACGAGCGCGACATTCGCCGCATGGAGCAGCAGGTTGCCGGCATGAAAAACCCCGGGGTGGATCGTGGCAGCATTGCTCTCGTCCGAGGTGGTGGCCAGCCACGATTCCAAACCCCAGAACGTGTAGGTCACCGGGATGTAGAGCGCGCCGTAGGGTTTGCGCCAGTGATTCCATATACCCTGCCACGAAATGGGATGTAGATTTTTATTGCCCGGGATATTGAACTCATCGTCCCAGGCAGAAAAATCGTGCCTGAGCGTCTGGCCATACACGAGCGCGACGGCGGCGAGCAGTATCGCCAGGCAGGTGACCGAACGACGCAGCGACCGACGCTCTTCCACAAAACGCTCGCCAAGAAAATTCGAAGTCGGGGATGACGGCACGATCCACGCGCACGTGGACTCGCGACAAAGGGTCGCTGCCTGATATGATACGCCACGCCTGCCGTTCGATGTCTCCCGGCTTGTCTGCTTTCCGAGGATAGCCTACCCGCGAGTGACCCGTGCCAGAGCTGCGTATCTTCGATTCCGTTTCCGACTTCGATCACGCGGCCGCCGAATTGTTCGTCGCGGCGGCCGATGAGGCGATCCGTTTGCGTGGGCGATTCCTGGTGGCCCTCTCCGGAGGTTCGACGCCCCGCTCGATGTACGCCTTGCTGGCGGCCGAGCAAGCGAGCCATCGGTCGCGCATCGCCTGGCAGAACGTGCAGGTGTTTTGGGGGGACGAGCGGCATGTCGGTCCGGAAGACCCGCAGAGCAATTATCGCATGACGCGCGAAGCGTTGCTCGATCAGGTGCCCATTCCGCCCGAGAACATCCACCGGGTGCGGGCCGAAAATCCCGACGCCGCGGCGGCCGCCGCTGATTACGAGGCCGATATTCGCCGCGTCTTCGAGTTGGCGGCGGGCGGGTTCCCGACGTTCGATCTGGTACTGCTCGGCATGGGGCCCGATGCGCACACGGCGTCGCTGTTTCCAGGCACCGACGTGATTCATGAGTCGGTGAAGCTGGTTGCGGCCCCTTGGGTCGAGAAGTTCAAGTCGTTTCGCATCACACTGACCCCGCCGGTATTGAACGGGGCGCGGCAGGTGACGTTCATGATTCGAGGCGAGGACAAGGCCGAGGCGCTGCAGGCCGTGCGGCGCAGCTTGTTCGATCCCGATCGTTATCCCGCGCAGATCATTCGTCCCGCGCAAGGCAAACTCACCTGGTTGCTCGATCGCGCCGCGGCGCGCTTGATCGACTGACGTTCGGTACCCGACAAAAAGTGCCGGGAAAAACTGGACAGCGGCCCCTCGACTGGCCTAGGATCAGCGGCTGTTGATCTCGTTCGTTCGATCCACCTAAGGGGGGCACCTTCGATGGGGCTTAGGTATCTGTGGGGCGCGCGCCGCCGCGCCGCGATGGCGATCGTTGTCTTGCTCTGCTTCGTCGTCGCTTCCTCGGTGCGGGCCGAGCCTCGCATGTGGCGCGATCCCGCGGGCAAATTCCGCTTCAAGGCCGAGCTCATCGAGTTGGGCGACGGCTTCGTACGGCTGAAGAAGACCGACGGCAGCGTGGTGCGTTTGACGTTGGATGAGCTCAGCACGTCGGATCGCGTTTACCTGGCCAAGAATGCCGACGCGGTCGACACGCCTCCCCCGACGAACACTCCTCGGCGATCGGACAAGGCCGCACCCCAGGAGTCGCCGTCACCGGCGCCGGTGACGGCATCGGTTCCCCCGCCGGCCCCCACGTCGAGCCAACCGGTGCAGGCCTTGCCCGAGTTGGTGGAACGGGTGGAGCAAAGCGTGGTGCGAATCTACGGCAAGCTCAAGGATGGCCTATCCCTGGGGAGCGGAGTGCTGATCGACGAGTCGGGGCACATCGTGACGAACCATCACGTCATCGAAGGCACGTCGAAGATCGAAGTGGAATTCCGCGATGGTACGAAGCTGCCCATGCTGGGATGCTGCCGCTGGGACGAGTCGCGAGACGTGGCCATCCTGCTCGTCGATCACGCCCGGGTGAAGGTCAAGCCGTTGCCGCTGCTCGATGCGCTGCCGCGCAAGGGAGAGCACGTGCTGACGATCGGCGCCCCGTTGCGATTCGACTTCACCGTTTCCGAGGGGAACGTCAGTGCCGTGCGCAAGGGGAGCGAACTGGCCAAGATCGAGCCCAGCCTGAAGGCCTACGCGGCCGACGCCTACTGGATACAAACGACGGCCCCCATCTCCTCGGGCAACAGCGGCGGGCCGTTGATCGACATGCAAGGGCGCGTCGTGGGGCTGAATACCTGGACGATGGTGCGTGGCCAGAACATGAATTTCGCGATCAGCTCGCTCGATGTGTTGGCCGAGTTCAAAAAGCTGAATGGCGAATTCGTGCCACTCCCCAACGCGCCGGCAGAGACTATCGCCGGAGAAGGCCATTCTGGTGAGCCGGTGATCCTTTTGCCGTCGGGCACGTTGGTACACATCGGCGCGATCTTTCTCGAGGGGGTGAACGATTTCAACGCCATGTTTCCCCCGCGGGTGCCGGTCCATGTACTCACGTTCAACAGCGGCCGGCCCTGGGCCTTGGTTTCGCACCGCCAGGGACGCTTTCACGGCTGCGTGGCTGCCCTGTACGAAACCGGTGTAATCGCCACGATCGCCAATTACGACGACGCCCAACGCCACGGAAACCTGTTGACCTGGACCACCACCGGCGAACGATCCGTTTTTGCACAATATGCCAGAGGAAAGCTGCACGGCATCCTTTGCCGATTCCGTGACGACAATCTATCGTTGGTACAGGAATACAAGGCCGGACAATTGGTCTCCTCGCACCTTGTCGAAGGGGGCGAGATCGTCAAGAACTACGTTACGGCCGACATGCCGCCGGTGCTCGACGAAGATCTGGCCAAGGCTCACGCCGATCTGGAAGAGAGGCTGGCAGGTTTGGCCGACAACGAAGCGACGTTCCGCAAGTCGGTGATGAGGCTCGAACAGCAGAATCGACGGCTGGTGGCCGCGGCCCGCTCGGTTAATTCACGGTCCAAGATTCAATCGCGTGAGGATGGTCGACGTGCGGCGTTCGGAGGAGCGATTGCCGATCTGCAAACGCGCATGGGGATGCGTCCCTAGTCGGGCTGGCGCGACCCGAGCGGGCTGGATGCTGGGAGACTCGTCGTGGCCATCGCTACGGCGCAGTGTCGCAAGCCAAGAGAAGTAGAAGCCCCTTGGTCACGATCAAGATCACGACGATTCCGCAGCTCTACCGCAACCTGAACCGGTGGCGCGAGATCCTGTCCGTCTTGAGCAAGTACGGGCTGGCCGATTGGATCAGCCGGCTCGATCTCGAGTTCGCCAAGGGGATCTTCAAAGATCGCAGTGGCGAGATGCTCGCCCGGCACACGACGCAGGCGCGCATCCGACTGGCCCTGACTGAGCTGGGGCCCACCTTCATCAAGCTGGGGCAGATTCTCAGCACGCGTCCCGATGTCGTCGGACGCGAGCTGGCCGACGAGCTCGAGCACCTGCAGTCCGATACGCCGGCCGACGATTACGCCGTGGTCCGCGATACGATTCGCTCGGAACTGGGGCAAGAGATCGAGGATCTCTTTGCCGAGTTCGAGCCGCAGGCACTCGCCTCGGCCTCGATCGGGCAGGTCCACCGCGCGCGGCTGCGCTCGGGTGAGCCGGTCGCCGTCAAGGTGCAGCACGCCGGCATCCAGGAACGCGTGCGGATCGACCTCGACATTCTCTCCGGGCTGGCACTGCTGGCCGAGCGGATTCCCGAGTTCGCCAACTACCGGCCGCACGCCACGGCGGCCGAGTTCCAGCGCATCCTGATTCGGGAGCTCGATTTCGGCCGCGAAGAGCGGCACATGCAGGAGTTCGCGCACGAGTTCGAGACCGATGCCACGATCCACGTGCCGCGGTCCTTTCCCGAGCTGTCGACGGGGCGCGTGCTCACGATGGAGCTGCTCGAAGGCATCAAGCTGGCCGAGACGACGCGGCTGGTCGGGGCGGGCTACGATCTGCAAGAGGTGGCCCGGCGCGGCGCCGAGGCCTATCTGGAGATGATCTTCACGCACGGCTTCTATCACGCCGATCCGCACCCGGGCAACATTCTGATTCTCGAAGGGAATGTGATCGGTCTGCTCGATTATGGCATGGTCGGGCGCATCGACGAGCAATTGCGCGAGGATATCGAGGAAATGCTGCTGGCGATTGCGAATCGCGATGCCATGCTGCTCACCACGATCATCACGCGACTGGGCGAAGTGCCGCCGCAGCTCGATCACGCGGCGCTGTCGGTCGACGTGGCCGACTTCGTTTCGCATTACACGACGCAGCCGCTCGATTCGTTCGATCTGAGCGGCGCGCTCACCGAGATCACCGACATGATCCGCCGCTACCAGATCATGTTGCCCACGCGTGTGGCGATGCTGATCAAGGTGCTCGTGATGCTGGAGGGGACGTCGCGGCTGCTCAATCCGCACTTTAACCTGGTGGATGTCATGCGTCCCTATCAGAAGCAACTGATCTGGCGCCGACTCTCGCCGGCCCGTCACGTGCGGAAGCTGCGCCGTTTTTACAGCGAGATGCAGCACCTGCTCGACATCCTGCCGCGTGGCTTGATGGACATCATGCAGCAGGTGCAGAGCGGCAAGTTCGACGTCCACCTCGACCACCGCGGGCTCGAGCCGTCGGTGAACAGGCTGGTCATGGGGCTACTGACCAGCGCGCTCTTCGTGGGCTCGTCGTTGCTGATGAGCCGCGAGGTCGGCCCCTCGATTCAAGGGATTTCGATCCTCGGGGGGCTGGGCGCGGTGATTAGTTTCGTGATGGGATTGCGGCTTTTCCGCGCCATCAACAAGTCGGGTCATCTCGACCGGCGCGAATAGCCGCGCCGCGAGCCCATGCTTGCCACGCAGCCCGGCCGCGCCTGAGGGCGCTTATTTCGAGCGGGCGGCCTCGTTGGCGGCACGTTGCCGCAAAACTTCGGCCAGCGTCTTTTCGACGCGCAGATCGAGCGCTTCGATTTGTCGCAGCAACTCGGCCTGGCGGAGTTCGAGATCGAGCAACGGAGGGAGGGTCTCGCAGTGAGAGTCTGACATCGATGGCCGCCTCGGGTGGGATCGGATCGTGCCACGCGTGGGCACGCATACCCGCATCGGCTGGAAAAGTACGGTCAGTTGATCGTGACCGTCACGGCCGTCGAGGTCTGCCCGGCTTGCCCCGTCGGCGGTAAGCCGTACCGGTTCGACAAACCGCGTTGCTAGCTAAGCGGCTGCTGGCGCGGACATCGCCCGGCGCTCGCTACGGCGATACACCAGGCGATACGCCACGGGAATGACAATCAGCGTCAGCACCGCCGAAACGATCAGGCCGAAGATGATCGCCCCGACGAGCGGCTGCCAAAACTCGCCCCCCCCCGAAAGATTGAAGAAGGTGGGGAGCATGCCCCCCACCGAGGTGAGCATGGTGAGAAGCACGGCCCGCGAACGCTTGGTTCCCGCCTCGACGAGCGCTTCGTCGAGCGACATGCCGCGGCGGCGCGCATCGTTGGCGAAGTCGACGAGCACGATGGCGTCGTTCACCACCACGCCCGTCAGGCTGATCAGACCGATGAACGAGGCCAGGCTGAAATGGAAATCGCACAGCCACATGCCGAGCACGACCCCCACGAAGCTCAGCGGCACGGTGGCCATGACGACCATCGTCTGGCGCAGGCTGTTGAACTCGATAATCAAGATCACGATGATCAGGATGAAACCGATGATCATCGAACGGAGCAGGCCATAGAAGCCCTTGTCGCGTTCCTCGTTCTCGCCCGTGAACGCCGCGCGGAGTCCTTCCGAGGCGGTGCTGCCCTGGCCCAGAAACGCCATGCGATTGCCCACGGCGGGACGGAAGCCGAACTCCGGTAGAATCTCTTTCCGTATTTTCTCGAAGATGTGATCGGGAATCACGTCCATGTCTTTGCGCACGTCGCACATGACCGTCACGGCGCGGTCGTGATCGCGGCGGTTGACGCTGAACAGGCCGTTCTCGCGGCGCACATCGGCCAACTCGTCGACCGTGGCGAAGCGCCCCGAGCTACTGACCAGCATCAGGTTCTTCATGTCGGTGCGATTGCGCTGGAACTCCGGCTTCGCCTGCAGACGCAGCGTGATGTCTTCGTCGTCGATCGGTAATTGGATCGCGGTGTCGCCGAGAATGGCGGTCTGAATCGAGCGGGCGACGTCGGCTTCCGTCATCTGGTACAAGCCGACGACGTCGGGGCGCGGCTCGATCACGATGCCCGGGTTGTCGGGGCGATAATCGGTGCGGGCTTCGACCGTGCCGGGCACCTTTTTCAGCATCTCGACCATTTGTTTGGCCATCGTGCCGAGCCGGTCGAGATCGCGACCCGTCAATCGCACGGCGACGTCGGCGCCCCCCGGCGGTCCCTCTTCGATCTGGTCGATGTGGAATTCCATGCCGGGGATCGGCCGGATCTTGGACCGCACTTCCTCGACGATCTCGTTCTGGTGACGTTTCCGCGCCGAGGGATGCACCAACTCGACCATCACGCGGCCGAACTCGGGTCCCATCGCCGGATCGTTCTCGAGCCGCGAGGCCAGACCGGCCGAGGAGCCGACGGCCGTGACGAAGTGGACCAACTCGCCCGTTTCTTGCAGGTCGGCCAACGGCAGCGCGACGGCGTCGGCCGCGGCGGCCGTTTGCTCGATGCTCGAGCCGAGGGGCATGTTGAAGCTGATCTCGAACTGCCCCCGATCGCTCGGCGGGAAGAAGGTGAAGCCGATGAATCCAAAGTAGAGCATCGCGCTGGCCCAGGCCACGGCGATGGCGCACGTCGACATGACGTACCAGGGGCGCGCGAGCGACCAGCGCAAGATACGCTCGTAGCCATGATAGAAGGGGCCCCACATGCCCCCGGCTTCTCCGCCATCCTCGGCGGTGCGAATGGTCGGCGGAACGTAATTGCGGAAGGCCCAGGCCGCCACGACCGGCACGAGAAAATGGTCCACGATCAGCGAGCCCGCCAGCGACATGGCGACCACGATCGGCAAGACGCCCAGAAAATCGCCCATGATGCCCGGTACGAGGACCATCGGCAGGAAGGCCGCCACGGTGACGACGTCGGCGGCGAAGACCGGCACGGCGACTTCGCGGACGCCCTTCTTGGCGGCTTCGCGCGGATGCTCGCCCATCTCGAGATGGCGATAGATCGCGTCGGCGACGATGATCGCGCCGTCGATCACCATGCCCCCCGAGACGATGTAGGCGAAGATCACCATGTTCGAGATGGCGAATCCGAACAGGTAGAGGAACACCAGCGAGACGGCGGCCGCGAACGGGATGGCCATGATGACCAGTAGCGCCGTCCGCAGCCCCATCGTCCAGGCCAGCACGATCAGCACCACCAGCGAACCGAAGATGGCGTCGGAGCCGAGGGACTGAAACATATAGGCGATTTCCTGCGAGACGTCGCGCGTGCAGGAAAAGTGAATGTGCGGATACTCGAGCGCCAGCTCCGCCACGCGCGCCTTGATCGCGTTGGCCGTGGCCAGCGAGTTGATATCCGATTCCTTGTTGACGATGATCGTGGCGCTATTCAGCCCATCGAGCTGCGCGACGTTCGTCAAGCGCTGATACGTGTCGCTCACGTCGGCCACGTCGGCGACGGTGATGAGCCGGCCTTCTTTTTCGCGAATCACCGCCGTGCGAATGTCGTTCACGTTGCGGAACTTGGTTTCGCTGCGGACGTTCAGATCGAAGTCCTTGGCGTTGAGCGAGCCGCCGGGCATCGGGGCATGAAAGCCCTGCAGCGTGCGCCGCAACTCATCGATCGAGAGCCCGTACTGCACGAGCAGGTCGGGATCGAAGTTCACGTGCAGCTCGCGCTGGCGGCCGCCGAAAAGCTGCGTGTTCGCCACGCCGTGGATGGTTTTGAGATTATCTTGCACCTCTTCCGCGATCTGCTTCAGGCTGCGCTCGTCGAAACCATCGGCCGCGGTGAGGTTAACGAGCATGATCGGCATGCTCTCGAAGTCGATCACGTTGACCGACGGCTGTACCTCGCGTCCCAGTGGCAGCTCGCGGCGCACTTCGTTGATCAGGTGCTCGACGTCGTTGCGCGCCTTGTCGGAGTCGACCCCGTCGAGGAACACGATCTGTGTCACGCTCGAACCACGCATGCTCGTCGAGACGACGAAATCGACGTTGTTCAGTCGCTCGAGTGCCCGTTCGATCTTGCGGGTGATTTGTTCTTCGACCTCGATCGGCTGTGCGCCCGGATAAGGCACGGCCACCATCACGATGGCCGTGTGAATGGCCGGCGTGCGCTGAATGGGAATCAACATGGCCGACATCACCGCGCATAGCATCACGAGCGCGGTGAGAGCCAGGACGATACGAGGATGATCGACGGCCTGATCGCTGAGCTTCATCGACGAACCGGCAAGGGATGAATTTCGGGGGCGTTCGCGGGGGGAGAAAGCAAACAGGATCGAAACGTGCCGGCGTGGCCCCTGTCGACACGTAACGGCTGCTTCCAAGCCATCAGTTTAGACAGGACGCGCGTTCCGCACAGCGCCCGAGTGGGAACCGGCCGAAGAGCACGCCGCAACGGGACTTGGGAGAATACCCGCTCGCCCGTTCCAGGTTTTCATCGCCGACCGCCGAATTGCCGCCACAGCCCGGCCGCGAAGCCAATACGGGTTTGCCCCGCTTACCCTTCTCGCCGCGGAATGGATCCCTCTTTGCGGCGTGACGGCGCGGGGCAGGGGGGCGATCTAAAGGTCGAACTCGGTTTCGGCGGCCAGCACCGGCAGGACCATGATCTTGCCGTCCCCCATGCGACCCGTGCGGGCGATGGAGACGATCTTGCGGACCACTTCTTCGACACGGGTGTCGGCGACCCAGAGGGTAATCTCGACCTTGGGCAGGAAGGCGAGCGAATATTCGCTGCCGCCGTACTGGTCGAGGTAGCTCTTTTGGCGACCGAAGCCTTTGACCTCGCGGATTGTGCAGGCCTCGATCGGAGCGCGTTTCAGCCCGTCGAGCACCTTTTCGACGAGAAACGGTTTGACGACGGCGATGACTTGCTTCACGCGAGACCGCTACGGGAAAGGAGATGCTCAGGGCGTTCGCGGGTCCGCCGGCAGGGCCCGAACGCGTTTGACACTCTTCGCGACTCGTTCGACAATGGCAGGGCCGTCAAATTCGACGACGCGAATGGTGCCACGATTATCGAAGGATCACGCCATGTTGGCAACTGCCCGCGTACGCGGCAAGTCGTATGTACAAATCACCGCCTGGTCGTCACTTGCACTGTTGCTGGCGGTGTCGGGTTGTGGGACGTCGGCGTATGAAGAGCGGCTCGAAGCGACGGTCGGCGCGCTGCGGGCGGGTCCTCCCGCGGCCCGGTCGGGCGAGGCTGCCGAGCCACCAGCAGCCCCCGCTGGTCTGCCAGTCGATGATCCCGTCCCGGGGCAAGAGGCCGTTGAAGCGGCCGGTGCGGCGAATGCCGCCGGGCAGGGGGGCGTCGTCGGACGTACGATTCTCGCCCCGACCGATGTCTTGCCCTAAGCGCGCGGCGACAGCCAAGACGCGTACGAAACCAAGGTTTCAGCAGGCCAGGCGAGCCTAGCTGAAGAAGTTCTCGCCGTAGAGGTTCATCGGCGGCGTCGTGACGACGTCGATGTCCCCCTCGACCTTTGTCTGGCACGAGAGCCGCATCGTCTCTTCGTTGCCGATGTAGGCGAACGAGAGGGCCAGGCGAGCTTTCTCGAACATGCCCTTGTCCGACGTGTTCTCCATGCCCTTGGTGACGAGCACGCGGCAGCTCCCGCACTGGGCGAAGCCGTGGCAATT
This genomic stretch from Pirellulales bacterium harbors:
- the ndhC gene encoding NADH-quinone oxidoreductase subunit A; translated protein: MITKLAAVPILLFVLAGTLLAVGMLVAAKVLGPKRDGRVKQMPYESGMDPIHDARRRFDVRFHLVAIAFLVFDVELLFLYPWAVAARNPAGLDAAVAEGLVVSRGLVFGEVMIFIALLAAGFVYAWRKGVFQWR
- a CDS encoding tetratricopeptide repeat protein — protein: MEERRSLRRSVTCLAILLAAVALVYGQTLRHDFSAWDDEFNIPGNKNLHPISWQGIWNHWRKPYGALYIPVTYTFWGLESWLATTSDESNAATIHPGVFHAGNLLLHAANVALVWSILRRTIRADLPALCGALLYAVHPLQVESVAWVTETKGLLSATFGWLAIWLYTRETEDPALEKGPLVRLQLATTCLLAIALLAKPSAVVFPGIAWVLDICFRGRAGRQSLLVLWPWLAIAAIAIASTSWIQSGDEVPFTPPPVWQRPFIAGDAIAFYLWKLVLPVNLAISYSRTPTHVLESGIAYVSWLLPVVLAGVLAALRARRVYLGALAIFVIGMLPVLGFVPFSYQGNSTVADRYVYYVSMLGPSLAVAWILARHSHALLYGAFGVLALMLAGLSTWQASYWRTDTELFRRTVEVNPRTYIVRAMLAYELWHADPPDLPGAIAEFRQSIPHSHEPAKPHTALGMLFYSTGNFDEALQEYSLALELDPRLAAAHNGRGATLLARGRRSEALTAFRRATEVDPKYSTAWFNMARVLHQNGDKAGAIETMRYGLKTSESPHPPEQALLEAWLVE
- the pgl gene encoding 6-phosphogluconolactonase, whose translation is MPELRIFDSVSDFDHAAAELFVAAADEAIRLRGRFLVALSGGSTPRSMYALLAAEQASHRSRIAWQNVQVFWGDERHVGPEDPQSNYRMTREALLDQVPIPPENIHRVRAENPDAAAAAADYEADIRRVFELAAGGFPTFDLVLLGMGPDAHTASLFPGTDVIHESVKLVAAPWVEKFKSFRITLTPPVLNGARQVTFMIRGEDKAEALQAVRRSLFDPDRYPAQIIRPAQGKLTWLLDRAAARLID
- a CDS encoding trypsin-like peptidase domain-containing protein, with amino-acid sequence MGLRYLWGARRRAAMAIVVLLCFVVASSVRAEPRMWRDPAGKFRFKAELIELGDGFVRLKKTDGSVVRLTLDELSTSDRVYLAKNADAVDTPPPTNTPRRSDKAAPQESPSPAPVTASVPPPAPTSSQPVQALPELVERVEQSVVRIYGKLKDGLSLGSGVLIDESGHIVTNHHVIEGTSKIEVEFRDGTKLPMLGCCRWDESRDVAILLVDHARVKVKPLPLLDALPRKGEHVLTIGAPLRFDFTVSEGNVSAVRKGSELAKIEPSLKAYAADAYWIQTTAPISSGNSGGPLIDMQGRVVGLNTWTMVRGQNMNFAISSLDVLAEFKKLNGEFVPLPNAPAETIAGEGHSGEPVILLPSGTLVHIGAIFLEGVNDFNAMFPPRVPVHVLTFNSGRPWALVSHRQGRFHGCVAALYETGVIATIANYDDAQRHGNLLTWTTTGERSVFAQYARGKLHGILCRFRDDNLSLVQEYKAGQLVSSHLVEGGEIVKNYVTADMPPVLDEDLAKAHADLEERLAGLADNEATFRKSVMRLEQQNRRLVAAARSVNSRSKIQSREDGRRAAFGGAIADLQTRMGMRP
- a CDS encoding AarF/ABC1/UbiB kinase family protein, encoding MKITTIPQLYRNLNRWREILSVLSKYGLADWISRLDLEFAKGIFKDRSGEMLARHTTQARIRLALTELGPTFIKLGQILSTRPDVVGRELADELEHLQSDTPADDYAVVRDTIRSELGQEIEDLFAEFEPQALASASIGQVHRARLRSGEPVAVKVQHAGIQERVRIDLDILSGLALLAERIPEFANYRPHATAAEFQRILIRELDFGREERHMQEFAHEFETDATIHVPRSFPELSTGRVLTMELLEGIKLAETTRLVGAGYDLQEVARRGAEAYLEMIFTHGFYHADPHPGNILILEGNVIGLLDYGMVGRIDEQLREDIEEMLLAIANRDAMLLTTIITRLGEVPPQLDHAALSVDVADFVSHYTTQPLDSFDLSGALTEITDMIRRYQIMLPTRVAMLIKVLVMLEGTSRLLNPHFNLVDVMRPYQKQLIWRRLSPARHVRKLRRFYSEMQHLLDILPRGLMDIMQQVQSGKFDVHLDHRGLEPSVNRLVMGLLTSALFVGSSLLMSREVGPSIQGISILGGLGAVISFVMGLRLFRAINKSGHLDRRE
- a CDS encoding efflux RND transporter permease subunit, giving the protein MKLSDQAVDHPRIVLALTALVMLCAVMSAMLIPIQRTPAIHTAIVMVAVPYPGAQPIEVEEQITRKIERALERLNNVDFVVSTSMRGSSVTQIVFLDGVDSDKARNDVEHLINEVRRELPLGREVQPSVNVIDFESMPIMLVNLTAADGFDERSLKQIAEEVQDNLKTIHGVANTQLFGGRQRELHVNFDPDLLVQYGLSIDELRRTLQGFHAPMPGGSLNAKDFDLNVRSETKFRNVNDIRTAVIREKEGRLITVADVADVSDTYQRLTNVAQLDGLNSATIIVNKESDINSLATANAIKARVAELALEYPHIHFSCTRDVSQEIAYMFQSLGSDAIFGSLVVLIVLAWTMGLRTALLVIMAIPFAAAVSLVFLYLFGFAISNMVIFAYIVSGGMVIDGAIIVADAIYRHLEMGEHPREAAKKGVREVAVPVFAADVVTVAAFLPMVLVPGIMGDFLGVLPIVVAMSLAGSLIVDHFLVPVVAAWAFRNYVPPTIRTAEDGGEAGGMWGPFYHGYERILRWSLARPWYVMSTCAIAVAWASAMLYFGFIGFTFFPPSDRGQFEISFNMPLGSSIEQTAAAADAVALPLADLQETGELVHFVTAVGSSAGLASRLENDPAMGPEFGRVMVELVHPSARKRHQNEIVEEVRSKIRPIPGMEFHIDQIEEGPPGGADVAVRLTGRDLDRLGTMAKQMVEMLKKVPGTVEARTDYRPDNPGIVIEPRPDVVGLYQMTEADVARSIQTAILGDTAIQLPIDDEDITLRLQAKPEFQRNRTDMKNLMLVSSSGRFATVDELADVRRENGLFSVNRRDHDRAVTVMCDVRKDMDVIPDHIFEKIRKEILPEFGFRPAVGNRMAFLGQGSTASEGLRAAFTGENEERDKGFYGLLRSMIIGFILIIVILIIEFNSLRQTMVVMATVPLSFVGVVLGMWLCDFHFSLASFIGLISLTGVVVNDAIVLVDFANDARRRGMSLDEALVEAGTKRSRAVLLTMLTSVGGMLPTFFNLSGGGEFWQPLVGAIIFGLIVSAVLTLIVIPVAYRLVYRRSERRAMSAPAAA
- a CDS encoding P-II family nitrogen regulator — protein: MKQVIAVVKPFLVEKVLDGLKRAPIEACTIREVKGFGRQKSYLDQYGGSEYSLAFLPKVEITLWVADTRVEEVVRKIVSIARTGRMGDGKIMVLPVLAAETEFDL
- a CDS encoding (2Fe-2S)-binding protein produces the protein MPVINFVNEKKQIEVPEGTNLRRAALDAGVQLYPFPHNYLNCHGFAQCGSCRVLVTKGMENTSDKGMFEKARLALSFAYIGNEETMRLSCQTKVEGDIDVVTTPPMNLYGENFFS